In Sciurus carolinensis chromosome 16, mSciCar1.2, whole genome shotgun sequence, the genomic window TTCATGCATGAGAAAGTGACTCTCTGAGGGATAAAGTGCCCAGGGTTACAGCCAGCCAACCGAGGGCTAGGACTGGAACAGGGGCAGACTGGTCTACATAAGAGTAAAAGGTCATCTTTAAGGTCCACGCACTTTGGTACTACAATTTCATAGTATGAGCCCTGTAAATACCCAGCTTACCAGCTGTCTCAGAACTccgtaaacacacacacacacacacacacacacacacacacacacacaaaaggcagCAGCAGTGGGGTACGGTGACGCAGGCCTCAagttccagtgacttgggaggctgaggcaggaggatctcaagttcgcgGCCAGCGGAGGCAACTTGGCGAGgtcctgtatcaaaattaaaaataaagaggctggggtatagctcagtgacacagtgcccctgggttcagtcccacgTATGGGGGGAAATCCGAGCAGCAGCGGCTCGCGTCGGTTACCTACCTTTCCTGCTGTTTCTTAACAAGTACAGAGGTGCACTTAAATAGGAGGCTTGGCGACTTTTAATTTTGGCTGGAGTCTGCCTTCCGATTCAGCACTTCGTAGATTATCATCTAACTTCCACGTTCTGCAAAAGCAAGTGCGAAGCCTCGGCGAGTCTCCGGCAGCACCGTCCCGACCCGGGGCGGCGGCCGGCGGCCTCTCCCCCGGCACGCTCTCGGAAAGGACGGCTCACACAGGACAGGCGGGACGCGTCTGGCCGACCGCTGCCGTCGCCGACGACGCGCAGCGCTCGGCGCGGAGGGAAGCACCCTCCAGAGCCGCGCCCATTTCCGGCGCTCCGCACGGCCAATCGTCGCGCGCGAGAGCGGAGGGCCAGTCCTTTTGGGACGCAGACAGCCAATGCAGTTGCCCGCTCCCCTCCCCCGACCCGTGCACGCTGGCGCACGACCTTGGCCAATCGTTCCCGGAACGTCCTCCTAGTCCCGCCTCCGGCCTGTCACGGAAGCCGTCAAGCCGCAGTCGCCCCTTCACCCCAATAGCGCACTTCCGCCCCGACGCCGTGACGTGCACAGCCCCTGCCGCCCGGCAGGGCGGGCCAATGGCGGTGGCGGATACGGCGGGCCAATGGGCGGGAGCGTCTCATGCGGCCGGCGCCCGCCGCAGCCGCCGCTGGGTCCTGGAGCCAGAGGCCGCCCGCGACCGAGCGCGATGGACCGAGGGCCCCAGCCGGGGAGGCGCCGCCGCCGAGCCCGCGGCCAGACGCCCCCGCAGTAGCGCCCGCGCGAGCGCCGCGGCCCCGCGCGAGCCTGGGCGCGCCCAGGGCGCGCTCGCCACTGGCCGCCCCGCACTAGCCGCAGCCGGATCCCGTGCCGCCGCTGCCTTCCCGCCCGGGCCGCGCGGCCCGGGAATCGCGGCCGCGGGCTGCATGGGCCGCGCCCGCGCCCCGCCGCCGAGCCGCCGCCGAGCCGCGCCGCCTTCGGAGCCGGGTGAGAGGCGCCGCGGGTCTGGGGGCGGTGGTCGGGCGGACGCCGGGCGTTCCCGCGGCCTTGCGGCCTGCAGGCCTCCGCCTCCGGCGGATAGCGCCGGCGGGCCTCGGGCCGCCGCAGGGCCGAGTGGGCCTCGGGCGCCCTGGGGGTCCTGGGTCTGGCCGTTGTGTGAGGGCCACGGTGGGCTCCGAGGACCTCGTGAGGGCAAGCGTGGGCTCTGGGGCGGGTCTGAGGGTCCCGGGGTCGCCGTGAGGGCCAGGGCGGGCCTGGGGTCCCGAGGACCTCGTATGGACCAGGGTGGGCTTCGGGGCTGGCCTGGGGGTCCGGAGGACCCCGTAGTGTCCAGGGTAGGCTCCGGGGTGGACCTGGGGTCTCGAGGACCCCGTAGTGGTCAGGGTGGGCTCCTGGGGCGGACTGGGGTCTCGAGGACCCCGTAGTGGTCAGGGTGTGCTCCTGGGGCGGGTCTGGGGTCTCGAGGACCCCGTAGTGGTCAGGGTGGGCTCCTGGGGCGGCCTGGGGGGGGGTCCCCAGGACCTCGTAAGGGCCAGGGTGGGCTCCGGGTCGGGCCTGGGGCCTCGAGGACCCCGTAGTGGCCAGGGTGGGCTCCTGGGACGGCCTGGGGGGTCCTGAGGACCTCGTAAGGGCCAGGGTGGGCTCCGGGGCAAGCCTGGGGGTCCTGAGGACCCCGTAGTGGCCAGGGTGGGCTCCTGGGGCGGGCCTGGGGGTCCCGAGGACCCCGTAGTGGCCAGGGTGGGCTCTGGGTCGGGCCTGGGGCCTCGAGGACCCCGTAGTGGCCAGGGTAGGCTCCTGGGGCGGCCTGGGGGGTCCCGAGGACCTCGTAAGGGCCAGGTTGGGCTCCGGGGCAAGTCTGGGGGTCCTGAGGACCCCGTAGTGGCCAGGGTGGGCTCCTGGGGCGGGCCTGGGGGTCCCGAGGACCCCGTAGTGGCCGGGGTGGGCTCCGGGGCGGGCCTGGGGGTCCCGGGTCCCCGCGGAGGCCGCGGTGCGCGGGCGGGCGCGGGGCGCCGACCTCTGACCCGCGGGAGGGGCGCCCGCCGCGCCGGCCGTAGTGGTTATTCCCGGCGTCCCTATTATTATCGTGTTTTGAAATGGGAGCAGGCGGCCCTCGGGCTGCGCGCCGAGCCGGAGGGGGCGGCGGGGTGCGGGAGGTGCGCGGCCGGGCGGGGGCAGGAATGCGGGGCGGCAGGGGGTGTTCGGGGGAGGGGAGGCGGGACTGGGGCCGAGTGGGAGgaaggcggcggcggcggcggcggcggctgcagcagcagcagcagccgccgcaccaccaccaccaccaccagcagcacCGGCAGCCCTTGGCCTCAAGGAACAATGTGAGACGTTGCCTGAAATGTTAATTTCCGTTCCTCATTTCATCATCCCCTGGCAGGGCGGTAGcactgtgtgtgtctgtgcaggGTTGGCCCTGCCACATGGATCCAGTCCCCTTTCACTGAGGGATTGTGCGTTCAGTCTTGTATCTGTCGTTTTGGAGggagtcttgatttttttcttgaggctttctgtttcttttgtgtttttggaaAGTTAGCTTTGTGTACCAGCTTGGGAAGGTTACACTTGTTTAAGAAGGGCCCTATactttcaaaactattttcttccTCACAGTTAAGTTGTAACATGCTTGTGTTTCAAGGTTTCCGCTAGTCATGggacattttatattcatttgcaAAAACAGGGTGGTATTACAAAAATTTTGGTGGAGAACTCAGACTTTCGGACTTTAATTTGGTGAGAGTTTTCTCTGGTCATTTGAGCAGTATCCTTAACTCTTCAACTGAGTAAATGTGCAGTTGTTGAGCTGAAACACAGGCTCTTTTGGTGCTCTTTTGGGCGGTATGATGAGACTTTATTCAGCAAAACGTGTAAGCTGATATTGCTGTGGAAAAGTGCATTGAAACAGTTACTATTTTTGGTTCGTGCAAAACCAGTCAATGGCATAACTTGGATGGTTCTACATCAGAGACCCTAAGATTGTTACTTGGTCCCTCTGGGGCTTTGATTTCTTTCACAGAACATTGGCTGCCCTGAAAACCTAGAGTTCTGCATGTGACTTGGAAAAATGATTTGACAAGTATTTTGATATTACTTTGCAAGTGTagttaaaaacaaatatcttGCTCAACTTCCATTGTGACCCTTGACTTGGATCTCCATATAGCTGGCACGTCCTCCCCCACTCTCATTCAGCTGTTGTTCTCTTTCCTAGCTTCACGTTTAAGAGCAGGGTCTCCTGTGATAGGCTGGCCTTCCTGAATGGAGTGGGATGGGAAGGAGGAACAAAGGCCAAGTTGCTATGACATTTTGCTCTGTTCTTTGTGCATGCCTCCAGTTTGTTGAAAAGCTACCCTAAGGATATTGCTAAATTTGATCAAGCTTAaactttcctaatttttttctttgactttgtttttaacTGTGGTAAAATATACTTGACAGAATTTACCTGAAGTTCTTTAAGATGTCACCTAGTCTTGAGTTCCTCATTTGCAGATCCGACTTGGTCAGCTTTCTGACTTGCATTGCACTTCAATGGTTTCTCCAGACCAGCCATTTGCTCACACCGCAGGAGACACTGGACTGGTGTCTGCTGATGACTAGTAACTGGCATGTTAGCTATAGTTACATTGTTGACACAGTGACAGGAAGTTTCTGCAAAGAATTAAAGAAACTATGATATTtggatttgataatattttaatttcactattattgtgtgtggtgctagggagaATATTTTTCAAGAAGCTTTATGTGCCTTTGGTATTTAAGTAGGTTTGACATAATAAAGTTATATTTCATCAAATAAGAGGACAGTTATTTTGCATATTGGCAACAAGCCCATCATCAATTAAATAACATAATTAGAGAGCATCAGTAAATGCTGGTTCAGAAAATAATCTGCATTTGttgccaaaataagtcttttgaTCTGTCCATTACCCTGTGTAAGTTCCTGCATCCCTCAGATGGCAAGTGTATTGGATGAGTTCTTTTAGTAAGATATTTGCTAGTTAATGCTGATTAACTAGCATTAATGGTGACAGTGCTGATTCACTGCTTGTCTGACCATGTGCTTTGTCAGTTTGTTATTGCAGTTTATAGTTAGTGCTCTGTGGGGATGGAGCCTGACCTGCTTGATAAACTATGCAGAAATCGAATAAACTCAGATACCTAGAAGGTATTGTCTTGAAATGTTTTCAGTATGTGTTCCCTTAATGTGAATTTCAAATGGAATTTCTGTGCAATTCAACTTTCTCAGTTTTGTCTCAAAGATATAAGAAAAAGGGTGTCAATCCTCTGCTCCGAAACTCAGGTAATTGGATAGTTGGCATAGATATCCTTTTTAGGCTTAGGAAATGATCCACTTTAATGACTACTTCATTAATTCCTATAAATGTTGTGTTATTAAGTGACGTTTGTTTGTTTGATAGACCTTATTCATGGTATCTTTTAAGCTAGAGATAGACTCAGCTGTGTACTTAAACGTGTTTTGTTATTCCgtgattttttttaactcccaTTCCTCTCctccatatttaaattttattttgtgtagttCACCTTTTGACCAAgaagcattttatatatttggttgaactaaaaacattttttgatatGGTGCAGGGCCCTGCACATTCTAAACATGGCTTCTACCacctgagctacagtcccagctgCAAATGTTATTTTTTGATAGCATCCAAGtgactccccccccccccccccccgcccctgtCACTCTCCCTCATAGCTTAAGACACTGACTACCTTGGCTTCTTGTTTCCTGGATTGGGTCCTGTGTCATCTTCTTGGACATGGTCACATACTGATTCCTCTATCTGGTACAGGGTTCTGCTGGGTGTCATCCTACATCCCAGCCCCAGGATACTTCTGCACAGCTTTTGGGTCTTCCTTAAATGTTACCTGCTCTTCCAAGGTTTCTTAATTCTTCAAGGAAAATTCCTCCTCCCCCCACCTTGTTACAACCATGtagaaattagataaaatttatCAGATATGCAGTAGTTGGTTGAATGTGTTGTCCCTGTTTTGCATACCTCCTCCATCTACTCCTCAGAAAAAGGGTTGTAAGCTTAATGCAGATGTGGACAGACCCCTTCTTTACCTAGGGCTCAGTCCAGGGAGTGAGACTGTAGTTATAGAAGTggctcaagaaatatttgttggaatTGTTCATTACTTCATACAGTTGTTCTTATGTATATGGAtgtatttgaataattttgataGGGGAAAGGTAGGATCatacatttgtttatttgattgtTTAGGAATTGCCTTGTACATTCATTACATGTTTGCATATAAGATACATGTGTGGGGCCTGACTTTCAAAACTAGGACAGAACAAATAACAAAGGGGAGATTGCTTTGTGAGAAGAAAATGCTTTCTGTGACAGCTGTTTAGTAGGACTGTTGCTTTCCGGTCAAGGGAGAAGACTGGAAGCGGTTTTTCTCCTGATTTCCAAACCCTTCTTACAACAGTTCAGTGATAGAAGACTGTTGGAGGCCCAGGCTAGGCTGCCTTAGTATGCTGTTGCTCCTGTTACTTCATCTATGGCTGAGCACCTTTCCCAAATGTAACAGAAGGGGTGACTTAGTGTCACAGTGGAATTCTTTGAAAagtttaggttttttttgtttttgtttttgttttttcctgtttttgcagggtactgggaattgaacctagggcacctaaccactgagccacatccccagccctttttatgttttattttgagacaggattgaGTTGCTGAGACTTGATTTTgacatcctcagcctcccaaatcactgggattacaggtatgtgccacggTAAAAGTTtctgcatggtggcacatgcctgtaatcccagggactcaggagatcccttttatttactttcatttttatttttattcttttatttgtagatgaacactgtacctttatttatttttatgtggtgctgaggatcgaaatCAGTGTCtgacatatgctaggcaagcactccaccactgagctacaactccagccctttttattttattttattttatttttaagacagggtctcactaagttgctgagactggctttgaactttcagttCTCCTACaacagccttctgagctgctaggAGAAAGTTTTAGCATTTTAATCAAGAAAAAGAGGAGCTCTTTTGAAGGGAAATACACCAAAATGGAATTGTGTGTTACTGCTGCTTTCCCATGTAagtcattgttttctaaatgctAAAATATGAATGTAAGGCCTGGGTATATGTAGCTcacggtagagtgcctgcctagccaggtggaaggccctgggtttcattcccagcactGGGCGAAGTGGATACTGTTTATGTAATTGGCAAAAATTTGCTTTTGTAAAGACTACTTATGAATATATTTGGGAGATGGAGACTTGAGTTCTTGATTTTGATAACAATGGGTTGGATTTGTGTGGCTTCAAGTTTTTGAGTGACAAATGGAGAGGGGAATTTATTGGTTGTGGTTGGAAATATATAGATATTATTCCAGATCTAAGAAATCCCATGGCTCTAGAACTGGTTCTGTGAATAAAGAGTCAAGTGGGTTTAGTGTGCACACAGATCTGTCTGTATGACTAAGATTTTTCAAGGGCCGAGTATAGCTATAACCTCTTTCTTTGTTAAGGTGGAGACAGAGGTGCTGTTGGGGCAGCATCCTTACTGGCTGGCTGAAGGCAAGACAATACTGTCCTGGCATCTGTGTAAGGAATTATTATCCTGAAAACCTGTAAGCATTCTTGTAAAGCACACGGTGTATGCCTGTTTATTAATTGAAAGTTTTcttaacacaaaatatttttatcacttagatcagattttttttttctgtcaaggttaagtaaaattcatagaaaatttcCTCTCATGACTtgattaattcttaaaaatgtgaccttgggttgggtgtggtggcacatgaaatcccagcggctcaggaggatAGAGAGCTCAAAATCAAccatagcaacttagtgagaccttgtctcaaaaaattaaaaaggggggctggggagatagctcagttggtagagtgcttgccttgtaagcacaaggccctgggttcgatccccagcacccaaaaaaaaaaaaaaaaaaaaaaaaattaaaaagggggagctgggaatgtggcatggttggatccccagtaaccccctccccccaaaaaaaggtggCCTTGGGATGgggtagcccagtggtagagtgctttcctaggcCATGAGTTTGATTGCCAgcattatagaaaaaataaagaagtgatcttatgaatggatggaattggattTTTGTAAATGCTTAATAACTTTGTTATCAGAGGTTATTTACTGTGTGGTAgtgcacatctctaatcccagtaacttggcagactgaggcaagaggaagcctgaaggattgcaagttcgaagccaacttggagagaccctgtctcaaaatgaaaaaggactggggatgtaatttagtggtagagttctggattcaatccccagtaccaccctgCTCCCctgccacaaaaacaaaacaaaagaaaaaagaaaaaaatgaaagaaaaacaggttATTTTTCATCTATAATGTAGCAAAAAGACTTACTTTGTTTTCTCGACACATTAGTATAGTGAgactttcttccttctctccttttaagGGCAGTTTTCATTCTCAGTGCAAATACCCTGGAATAATGATTATTTCTACCTGGTAAGAAAGTGGCTTAGGGTGCGTGGTTTGTACAGCTTCCACCCCTATCCTCCTGGAGATGGGACCCAAGGACTCGCTCTGGCAAActgtctaccactgaactgcatcccaacCCATGAGCTTTTGACTAGTATGGCTAGGCTGTTTTCCCCTATATTCATATAGTGCAGAGAAGCCTTGGATTCTGGTGTGTTGTAAGGTTGAGATCATTATGGTTATATTGCTTCAACTTCAGTAGTGAGGAACTCATCAGTCTGAAGAATCTGAACCTTGTTAGTATTCACTCccatcccaagttgctggggattcaacccagggccttgcacgtgccaggcaagggctctaccaatGAACTGCATTCCAgtattcacctttttaaaaatgtttaaatttttataatgctggagagggatcaaacccagagcctggtGCGTGCAAGctcatgctttaccactgagctgcacccctgccCTCTTACCATGTTTCTAAATGTGGTTTTACATCCTGTAAAACAGGAAATCAAAAACAACCGAAAAAACCCCTAAGTGACACTCTTAAaagaattaacttaaaaaaaattattaaggtGTTTGCCTAATTAAGGGATGCGCAGAACATGAGAAACCTTTTTGGATGATTGCAGAGAAGAAAACGATGCAGCTTTCAGGAGTCAGAAAGCTGTGTTGAAAATTTGGCATTGTTTTGTTAACATTCCACAATTCCAAGGTTGATCCTATTTTAAGAAGGCATCAggctttttggatttttctttgctGAAATTGTATGTTTTGTATcacgtttgttttttttttttttttgcggtgctggggattgaacccagggccttaggcttgcaaggcaggctctctaccaactgagctatatccccagcccttgtatcTCGTTTGTTTAAATTgcctatattttatttgagaatagTCCATGTGAAATATGAAGTTCTTTGGTCAGAGCTTATTAAATGTTAATGCTCAGCATTTCTTATGTGAAGTTTCTTCCTAATACTTGAGAAAGGTATGTTTGGATCGTATCCTCTGGTTTTTAGTATGACACTTGGAAAGTGGTATGTGATTTCCCTCATAGCTTGACTTCAAGAGATGTAACCTTAATGAGATTTATAGgtgaactttgtttttctttggaaaagCAGTTAGGCCTGATTCTCCTAAACTTGGATTCTCATCAGGTGACTGGCTTTCTAAAGGAGACTGTTGAAACAATAACTTTATTCtttgtggggctgaggatcaaacccagggcctcaagtgcttagccagtgctctgccactgagctatatccctagctggAGAGACAGTAGCCTTTGAAAAAGACATTTAAGAAGAGGCTAAAGACAGTGAAGTTTTAGAAAGCTTAGGGAGAAAAATCTCTATACCTGCCCCATCTCTTTCCTTGCCCTTAATAGCTTCTGAGCCTCCAAATATGTTGGCTCAAGGAGTGACAGGTCAGTGGAAGGTGTGTGAGAAGGGAAAGGCAGGCTGTGAAGGATGGGTGGAAAAGGGCTGGCCCTTAACAGTGATGTCTGTTAATTTTCCATTGCTGCTCTAACAAATCACCAGACTTGCGTTTTAACAGTGCAGTTTCATGGATCTTAGGGTTCTGTAGGCCATGAAATCTGATGCCATCTCATTGAACTAAAATCAAGGTTTTGGCAGGGCTGGTACCTTCTGAGGCCAAGGGGAGCACGGTCTTGGTGCCTGCTCTGACTTGGAGATGCTCTCCACACACTTGTCAGttgcccttctcctcctccaaagGCAGCACCAGGGCATCTCTAACTCCTCTGccttcctttccatttctgtggACCCTTGTGATCACATGGGCTcgcctggataatccaggatttctccctcacctcccctcccccccgTCTACTGGTTTGTAGCCTTTTCCACTTTTCCAGGTGACCCCGGGATTAGGTGTGACCTTTGGGTGTGATCTTCTTCTTTCTCCCACACCAGACTGCATTGCAGCAGCAGGTCTCGTGTGCCTGGTTTTGGTACCTCTCCCCTTTTTTCCTTCTAGTAGTATAGGTTGAACCAGGACCTGGcacactgagctagatccccagccctttcagtttttaaaaattttgagacagggtctctctgagttgcttggGTGACctgaactagcgatcctcctgcttcagcctctggagtacctgggattacaggtgtggccacttcTGACTGACTCTTGCTCATCAGTGGAGTGTGGCATTGGGGTTACTGAACCTCCAAATATGTTCAAGTCCGAGatgaagttttgttttaaattaacattttgaaataacagaaaagttGTAATAGTTCCACTATATTTTTCATCTGGGTTCCCGGAATGTTAACCATAACTGTGGTAAGGTTATTGAAACTAAAAAATTAACACTGGTACCTTACTGTTAAGGCGACCTCAGAACCTCAGGTGCATTAGAACCCACCCATTTTGCCACTGCTGTGCTCCTGCTCTTCTAAGgatccttcctctcttcctgtagTGGTTTTGGTCTTTCCTTGTGCTCATGACCTTGGGAATGTTGAAGAGTACCACATgacctttgttttaattttttgaactgTTCGCACCTTTGGCAGGGTTGTGACCACTGCAGAGCTGAGCTTCGACTCACCAGGTCTGCTCTGTAGTGGGAGAATGGCTTCGTTTCTTTTTTCAGCTGCAATCAATTACTTGATTTATAGAGAGAGTTTCTCCATGTTTAGTGATGTAGTCAACAGATGTTATTGGCTGTGTGTCAGACTGTGTTGTAGGAGCACAGACATGATGTGAATAAAAGCCCTACTTGGAGATAGGGGAGTTGCACTCATTTGACTAAGACATGGGGTCATGAACAGGGTCCTGTGAAAAGAGGTAGGGCTGGAGGAAAAAGAGCCCTTCGGGTTCGGATGTCTGGGGGCCCACTGGGAGAGTGCTTCTCAAGCTCTGGGTCTGGGTGTGCAGTCCATCTTTGCTGTGAGGACGATCTGGACAGAGGCCGTGGTGGCAGCGTGGGATGGGAGAAAGAAGGTCAGCTATATCTGCTTGACATGGAAGTCCATTTAAGAACATGGCCTGGGAGAAGGAGTCTGATAAGCCTGTCGGGGGAAGGTGGGGGTGGTGTGGCCAGGACAGACAAGAGCAGGAGGGTGAGCAGCACAGGCTGTGCACGCTCACCCAGCCAGCAGGGAAAGTGTGGTGGTGGAGGAGCTGAATGCAGGGCCACAGTCCTCCTCTCTCGTGCCCCTCTGCTCTGTTGAGCATCAGGTTCACAGAGTGTCTTACTAGAAACACTGAGAAGTAGGATGCCATtttccagagaaaaataaagaaacagtaGTAGATAATGAGGGACTTGGGGacatagctcattggtaaagtgcttgcctagcatgttcaaggccctgggttcagtccccagcaccaccaaaaaacaaaagtagaagtAGATAATGAGAGTTGAAATTTACTGTAGGAATAATACTTGAATTCTCAGGAATACTTGTCCCAGAAAGGAGACCATGGAGTACAGTGTCGCCAATAGAGTCCAGATGGCCATCTTGGGCAAGAAACTGCCCAGGAGTTGGGAAGACCTGGAGAATCTTGAAGGGGACTGTGACAGGCAAGGTGTGAAGACTACTGGTGTTTGCTGACAAATATATGAGGAACTTGATAGAAATTGATTTTGAGTGGAGGGAATGGGGCAAACAGATGATGGGATGGAGGAGAGAGCTTAACAGTGAAGCAGGGTCCACATGGTATTTATTTTGTGTCTATCGTATGCCACACTCCACTCTGCCCTGTGGAAGCTTGACAGACATGGATGTCTCTGATCTCCTGCAGCTTATGGTCTGTAGGGAGAAGTGATCAGCTGAGTTGAGAGGAGATGTTTATCTGAGGAAGTCTGACAGGCCAGCGAGCCTCTAAGTGGTCAGATAGGCCCCTGTTGCTCCTTGTAGTTCACTAAGTATGAGTGGCTCTTAGGTACAAGACAGTCTGGTATTTGCCTTTATGGATTTTTTGTGAAGACTGTATGAGGCCAAGGTAATAGTTTTGGGTCCAGATAGGAAGGGACTTAGAAATTTTGGGGTTCCAGAAGCAGAGGATGCATAGAAGGAAGAACAGAGATCTTGTGTGACCAGATACATTGTTCGGTTCATCCtggctttttgtgtgtgtgtgtggtgttttcagtactggggtactggaggtggaacccaggacggctctaccattgaactatagtccttttgatttcttattttgagacagggtcttgctgagttgcccagtctggccttgaacttgtgatcctcctacctcagccttcta contains:
- the LOC124966994 gene encoding basic proline-rich protein-like, translated to MTPSRTLYQIEESVCDHVQEDDTGPNPGNKKPSPASPPPNTPCRPAFLPPPGRAPPAPRRPLRLGAQPEGRLLPFQNTIIIGTPGITTTAGAAGAPPAGQRSAPRARPRTAASAGTRDPQARPGAHPGHYGVLGTPRPAPGAHPGHYGVLRTPRLAPEPNLALTRSSGPPRPPQEPTLATTGSSRPQARPRAHPGHYGVLGTPRPAPGAHPGHYGVLRTPRLAPEPTLALTRSSGPPRPSQEPTLATTGSSRPQARPGAHPGPYEVLGTPPQAAPGAHPDHYGVLETPDPPQEHTLTTTGSSRPQSAPGAHPDHYGVLETPGPPRSLPWTLRGPPDPQASPEAHPGPYEVLGTPGPPWPSRRPRDPQTRPRAHACPHEVLGAHRGPHTTARPRTPRAPEAHSALRRPEARRRYPPEAEACRPQGRGNARRPPDHRPQTRGASHPAPKAARLGGGSAAGRGRGPCSPRPRFPGRAARAGRQRRHGIRLRLVRGGQWRARPGRAQARAGPRRSRGRYCGGVWPRARRRRLPGWGPRSIALGRGRPLAPGPSGGCGGRRPHETLPPIGPPYPPPPLARPAGRQGLCTSRRRGGSALLG